In Cyclopterus lumpus isolate fCycLum1 chromosome 17, fCycLum1.pri, whole genome shotgun sequence, a genomic segment contains:
- the LOC117746594 gene encoding protein piccolo-like yields MAYRESRGREIVVCFTLLVVARSFCHCARLTKLKAMDELRGNSTLDKGQSEGINVHHGRLLIGQTPKATKNLLDVDADHQKDMGWSEPMHLQGWGDGFSKPNLKPESAAIDRLLKMDPKVECTGDSMTLQVQDSTSSPGSLFFVDRGSRLSPLPLSKLPPSCGYSIRSTLRDLVLVAPYDGCFVTLEEDCYVLLLRWLGLPVRMSCPLMRRSSPNPPMVACHAQGMVVKMGWTVSIAQIKVNLFGNWEPLMKASTRCGFSVVVHPEGVVISVSYAPCLEKKDEMYTLELTGEGETLISCPSLSPGQTEHTRPTDGLKPQTETPRKGVYPSTPFLINPTQSATPQVTAFIEEPSAKPPVTQQPTGQDALFYPYPFYVKPPNPNRVPPAHTPELETPENLSPTLLVPKNQEPLHPEAPRGHVKQHLYLFPFYPQPEPEKPTAAPEPSQPEATLGQVEQPLYPFPFYPRPEPEKPTAASRPPQPEATRGKVEQPLYPYLFNPQPEPKEPTAASRPPQPEATRGQVEQPLYPFPFYPRPEPEKPTAASRPPQPEATLGKVEQPFYPYLFYPQPEAEKPTAASRPSQPEATRGQVEQPLYPFPFYTTPEPEKPTAASRPPQPEATRGQVEQPLYPFPFYPRPEPEKPTAASRPSQPEATRGQVEQPLYPFPFYTTPEPEKPTAASRPPQPEATRGNVEQPFYPYLFYPQPEPEKPTAASRPPQPEATLGQVEQPLYPFPFYPRPEPEKPTAASRPSQPEATRGQVEQPLYPFPFYTTPEPEKPTAASRPPQPEATLGQVEQPLYPFPFYPQPEPEKPTAASRPPQPEATRGNVEQPFYPYLFYPQPEPEKPTAASRPPQPEATRGQVEQPLYPFPFYPRPEPEKPTAAPRPPQPEATRGQVEQPLYPFPFYTTPEPEKPTAAPRPPQPEATRGQVEQPFYPYLLYPQPEAEKPTAASRPSQPEATRGQVEQPLYPFPFYTTPEPEKPTAAPRPPQPEATQGQVEQGLYPYLFYPQPKPEKPTAAPSLPQPDAPQGQVEKALNPFPFYSLPKPGGIVPQDSPVYCPQFCPSEFLNCCPQISYHHHLHQIIPFVPVSQDAPSLYPGPLYLPSGANSGFGNGLSSAPLPQEPTEVMAMQATMTSISAPISNLSLQSGNEKMPQLQPPDGNLAALPDTHSKPTNPEWTIYQYVPNSLYPNWPYLQQNEELQNLPRSISPASYNVPSNPQAPSSKQGNPVLKYDPYTVQPTKQKKVQLLGWDMNNPSGSYIGQYLQQHIKKQQMPQAHIYDKLTAPNMSQLQPLIGSKQSTNRRATVHSYSEPKSNVLLQQGPPGREPNYYNDSPLPSSDLVHDSSLIAQTLAKHQSGKNPTLQIAG; encoded by the exons atGGCGtacagagagagcagaggcaGAGAGATTGTGGTATGTTTCACACTTTTAGTTGTTGCCAGATCCTTTTGCCACTGTGCTCGATTGACAAAACTTAAGGCAATGGATGAATTAAGAGGAAACTCAACACTTGACAAAGGTCAATCTGAAGGAATTAATGTGCACCACGGGAGGCTCTTAATAGGACAAACTCCTAAGGCCACAAAGAACTTGCTGGATGTTGATGCAGATCATCAAAAGGACATGG GTTGGAGTGAGCCCATGCACCTTCAAGGATGGGGAGATGGTTTTTCTAAGCCAAATTTAAAGCCCGAGAGTGCAGCGATAGATCGTCTCCTTAAAATGGATCCAAAGGTTGAATGTACGGGAGACTCCATGACACTTCAAGTCCAAGATTCTACTTCTTCCCCTGGATCTCTGTTCTTTGTGGACAGGG GAAGTCGACTCTCTCCTCTGCCGCTGTCCAAGTTGCCACCAAGCTGTGGCTACTCAATTAGGTCTACACTGAGAGATCTGGTCTTAGTTGCACCTTATGATGGTTGCTTTGTTACTCTTGAG GAGGATTGCTACGTTCTTCTTTTGCGTTGGTTGGGGTTACCAGTGAGGATGTCGTGCCCTTTGATGAGGCGGTCTTCACCTAACCCTCCGATGGTCGCCTGCCATGCTCAGGGCATGGTTGTGAAAATGGGATGGACTGTATCCATTGCTCAAATTAAAGTGAATT TGTTTGGTAACTGGGAGCCACTGATGAAGGCTTCAACCAGATGTGGGTTCAGTGTAGTTGTACATCCAGAGGGTGTGGTCATCTCTGTTAGCTATGCACCCTGCCTGGAGAAAAAG GATGAAATGTACACCCTTGAATTGACTGGAGAGGGAGAAACTCTAATATCCTGTCCATCACTGTCACCAGGTCAAACTGAACACACAAGGCCCACTGATGGTCTGAAACCACAAACTGAAACCCCAAGAAAAGGGGTTTATCCCTCCACGCCATTTCTGATAAATCCGACACAATCTGCTACTCCCCAGGTAACCGCATTTATAGAAGAACCCTCTGCAAAGCCTCCAGTCACCCAACAGCCAACTGGTCAAGATGCACTGTTTTACCCTTATCCATTCTATGTTAAACCACCTAATCCTAACCGTGTCCCGCCTGCACACACACCAGAACTTGAAACCCCTGAGAATTTGTCACCTACCTTACTTGTTCCGAAGAACCAAGAGCCACTGCACCCTGAAGCTCCTCGAGGCCATGTAAAGCAGCACCTTTATCTCTTCCCCTTCTACCCTCAGCCAGAGCCTGAAAAGCCAACTGCTGCTCCAGAGCCTTCACAGCCTGAAGCCACTCTGGGCCAAGTAGAGCAGCCCCTTTATCCCTTCCCCTTCTACCCTAGGCCAGAGCCTGAAAAGCCAACTGCTGCCTCAAGGCCTCCACAGCCTGAAGCCACTCGGGGCAAAGTAGAGCAGCCCCTTTATCCCTACCTTTTCAACCCTCAGCCAGAGCCCAAAGAGCCAACTGCTGCTTCAAGGCCGCCACAGCCTGAAGCCACTCGGGGCCAAGTAGAGCAGCCCCTTTATCCCTTCCCCTTCTACCCTAGGCCAGAGCCCGAAAAGCCAACTGCTGCTTCAAGGCCTCCACAGCCGGAAGCCACTCTGGGCAAAGTAGAGCAGCCCTTTTATCCCTACCTTTTCTACCCTCAGCCAGAGGCCGAAAAGCCAACTGCTGCTTCAAGGCCGTCACAACCTGAAGCCACTCGGGGCCAAGTAGAGCAGCCCCTTTATCCCTTCCCCTTCTACACTACGCCAGAGCCCGAAAAGCCAACTGCTGCCTCAAGGCCTCCACAGCCTGAAGCCACTCGGGGCCAAGTAGAGCAGCCCCTTTATCCCTTCCCCTTCTACCCTAGGCCAGAGCCTGAAAAGCCAACTGCTGCTTCAAGGCCGTCACAACCTGAAGCCACTCGGGGCCAAGTAGAGCAGCCCCTTTATCCCTTCCCCTTCTACACTACGCCAGAGCCCGAAAAGCCAACTGCTGCCTCAAGGCCTCCACAGCCGGAAGCCACTCGGGGCAATGTAGAGCAGCCCTTTTATCCCTACCTTTTCTACCCTCAGCCAGAGCCCGAAAAGCCAACTGCTGCCTCAAGGCCTCCACAGCCTGAAGCCACTCTGGGCCAAGTAGAGCAGCCCCTTTATCCCTTCCCCTTCTACCCTAGGCCAGAGCCCGAAAAGCCAACTGCTGCTTCAAGGCCGTCACAACCTGAAGCCACTCGGGGCCAAGTAGAGCAGCCCCTTTATCCCTTCCCCTTCTACACTACGCCAGAGCCCGAAAAGCCAACTGCTGCCTCAAGGCCTCCACAGCCTGAAGCCACTCTGGGCCAAGTAGAGCAGCCCCTTTATCCCTTCCCCTTCTACCCTCAGCCAGAGCCCGAAAAGCCAACTGCTGCTTCAAGGCCTCCACAGCCTGAAGCCACTCGGGGCAATGTAGAGCAGCCCTTTTATCCCTACCTTTTCTACCCTCAGCCAGAGCCCGAAAAGCCAACTGCTGCTTCAAGGCCTCCACAGCCTGAAGCCACTCGGGGCCAAGTAGAGCAGCCCCTTTATCCCTTCCCCTTCTACCCTAGGCCAGAGCCCGAAAAGCCAACTGCTGCTCCAAGGCCTCCACAGCCGGAAGCCACTCGGGGCCAAGTAGAGCAGCCCCTTTATCCCTTCCCCTTCTACACTACGCCAGAGCCCGAAAAGCCAACTGCTGCTCCAAGGCCTCCACAGCCGGAAGCCACTCGGGGCCAAGTAGAGCAGCCCTTTTATCCCTACCTTTTATACCCTCAGCCAGAGGCCGAAAAGCCAACTGCTGCTTCAAGGCCGTCACAACCTGAAGCCACTCGGGGCCAAGTAGAGCAGCCCCTTTATCCCTTCCCCTTCTACACTACGCCAGAGCCCGAAAAGCCAACTGCTGCTCCAAGGCCTCCACAGCCGGAAGCCACTCAGGGCCAAGTAGAGCAGGGTCTCTATCCCTACCTTTTCTACCCTCAGCCAAAGCCTGAAAAGCCAACTGCTGCTCCAAGTCTTCCACAGCCTGACGCCCCTCAGGGCCAAGTAGAGAAGGCCTTAAACCCCTTCCCCTTCTATTCTTTACCAAAGCCTGGCGGCATAGTCCCACAAGACTCACCTGTTTACTGCCCTCAGTTTTGCCCATCTGAATTTTTAAATTGCTGTCCACAAATTTCATATCATCACCATCTCCATCAAATTATTCCATTTGTACCTGTTAGTCAAGATGCCCCTTCACTCTATCCTGGACCACTATACCTTCCTTCCGGGGCAAATTCTGGTTTTGGCAATGGCTTAAGCTCTGCTCCCCTTCCTCAAGAGCCAACTGAAGTAATGGCAATGCAAGCTACCATGACGTCCATCTCTGCTCCCATTTCAAATCTGTCCCTTCAATCTGGAAATGAAAAGATGCCACAACTTCAGCCACCAGATGGCAACCTTGCTGCACTACCAGATACTCATAGCAAGCCTACaaatcctgaatggacaatttACCAGTATGTTCCAAATTCTCTATATCCTAATTGGCCATATCTACAACAGAATGAGGAGCTGCAGAATTTACCACGAAGCATATCACCAGCTTCCTACAATGTGCCCTCTAACCCACAAGCTCCAAGTAGTAAACAAGGAAATCCAGTGCTAAAATATGATCCATATACTGTACAGCCCACAAAGCAGAAAAAAGTCCAACTATTGGGTTGGGACATGAATAATCCATCTGGGTCTTACATCGGCCAATATCTTCAACAGCAtataaaaaagcagcaaatgcCCCAAGCACACATTTATGACAAGTTGACGGCCCCAAACATGTCCCAACTGCAGCCATTGATTGGCTCAAAGCAATCCACTAATCGTAGAGCGACTGTGCACTCCTATTCTGAACCAAAGAGTAATGTACTGCTGCAGCAGGGCCCACCAGGTAGGGAGCCTAACTATTACAATGACTCACCACTGCCTTCCAGTGACCTGGTTCATGATTCAAGCTTAATTGCACAAACACTTGCAAAGCATCAGTCAGGAAAAAACCCAACACTCCAAATTGCTGGCTAA